Proteins encoded in a region of the Paenibacillus pedocola genome:
- a CDS encoding MFS transporter, translating to MVICLGAFLSNLSAGMFNIALVDIADDLQIPVASAQWIVSIYLLVISVLLPVMGRLGDMLGRRKVHNLGLLAFALGALGCALAPNAVLLLGFRVIQGIGASMYQATNMALIVSVFPKEQRGRALGLMSTFVAAGSMAGPGLGGFLIQWFSWESNFWLLAAVAGAVGLLAQRLIPRDTETAGGRLDPGRAVWFAIGLSSLMIAVDLGGRSSFLSLPVLLLFAASAGTAAAYAAHVRASRLGNGGGHHPMEDADAAVPGRKLFADRNFAAGIAITVITYMAAFAAQLALPSLLRLSGSEPAWVGLIMMGYPLALVVTAPVSGSFADRKGPAGILAAGLLLMSVTLLALAFSASLLSAVMMVLPVVLLGCSMGMITSPNTSLVMGLAAKPQLGMVSSLLALSRNIGMMFGTAAGGLVIGAGAAGQGRTYMAVFLVCAAGVGIFCAWLLYSFRRSGNYMQSFRTADKE from the coding sequence GTGGTCATCTGCCTGGGTGCTTTTCTGTCCAACCTTTCTGCCGGAATGTTTAATATCGCACTTGTCGATATTGCGGATGACCTGCAGATTCCGGTGGCTTCGGCACAGTGGATAGTTAGCATTTATCTGCTTGTTATTTCTGTGCTGCTTCCAGTGATGGGCAGGCTGGGGGATATGCTTGGCCGCCGCAAGGTGCATAACTTGGGCTTACTCGCATTCGCCCTGGGGGCGCTCGGCTGTGCGCTGGCTCCGAATGCTGTGCTGCTCCTGGGGTTTCGGGTAATTCAGGGCATAGGTGCCTCGATGTATCAGGCCACCAATATGGCGCTTATCGTTTCCGTGTTCCCCAAAGAGCAGAGGGGGAGAGCGCTGGGGCTGATGAGCACATTTGTTGCCGCAGGCTCAATGGCAGGTCCGGGGCTCGGCGGCTTCCTAATCCAGTGGTTCTCCTGGGAGAGCAATTTCTGGTTACTGGCCGCTGTCGCAGGTGCAGTAGGTCTGCTCGCTCAAAGGCTGATTCCCCGGGACACGGAAACCGCTGGAGGCAGGCTGGATCCTGGCCGGGCCGTATGGTTTGCCATCGGTCTGTCCTCGCTGATGATCGCTGTCGATCTCGGCGGACGTTCCTCCTTCCTGTCCCTGCCGGTGCTGCTGCTGTTCGCAGCTTCAGCCGGTACGGCAGCTGCTTATGCCGCCCATGTACGCGCGTCCCGACTGGGAAACGGGGGCGGCCACCATCCTATGGAGGATGCCGATGCAGCCGTTCCCGGACGAAAGCTATTTGCTGACCGGAACTTTGCCGCCGGCATTGCCATAACGGTCATCACCTATATGGCGGCATTCGCCGCACAGCTTGCCTTGCCCTCGCTGCTGCGGCTGTCCGGTTCCGAGCCTGCCTGGGTCGGGCTGATCATGATGGGGTATCCGCTGGCGCTGGTAGTGACGGCGCCAGTCAGCGGCAGCTTTGCTGACCGCAAAGGGCCTGCAGGGATTCTGGCCGCAGGGCTTCTGCTTATGAGCGTCACGCTGCTGGCTCTGGCCTTTAGCGCTTCCTTGTTGAGTGCAGTGATGATGGTTCTGCCCGTTGTACTGCTGGGCTGCTCGATGGGGATGATTACCTCGCCCAATACGAGCCTTGTCATGGGACTTGCTGCCAAGCCTCAGCTTGGCATGGTCAGCAGCCTGCTGGCCTTGTCCCGAAATATCGGGATGATGTTCGGCACAGCCGCCGGCGGACTGGTAATAGGGGCCGGAGCTGCCGGGCAAGGCCGGACGTACATGGCGGTGTTTCTTGTCTGTGCGGCGGGTGTGGGGATTTTCTGTGCCTGGCTGCTGTATTCCTTTCGCCGCAGCGGCAACTATATGCAATCTTTCCGCACAGCTGATAAGGAGTAG
- a CDS encoding cysteine hydrolase family protein, with translation MELTADLIMPEKSALIIVDVQNDYCHPEGELAARGNDVAGVKAMMPQLHGLIAAARAHGVPVIYIQTFHEKATDSPVWTSRSGRGSLGVCRRGSWGAEFFEIAPLPEDIVVNKHRYSAFINTRLDSVLRSQRIETLIMTGVSTNVCVESTARDGFMLDYHIVMVEDACASYSRAAHEMTLENMKGYFGVVASAAEVEDNWNIWHQTALQNIL, from the coding sequence ATGGAATTGACAGCAGATTTAATTATGCCGGAGAAAAGCGCGCTGATCATCGTAGATGTACAGAATGATTACTGCCACCCGGAGGGTGAGCTTGCCGCACGCGGAAATGATGTGGCAGGAGTCAAAGCGATGATGCCGCAGCTGCATGGCCTGATCGCCGCGGCGAGGGCGCATGGGGTTCCGGTTATTTATATCCAGACCTTTCATGAGAAAGCGACCGATTCACCGGTGTGGACCTCGCGTTCCGGGCGCGGTTCGCTCGGAGTCTGCCGCCGTGGGAGCTGGGGGGCTGAATTTTTTGAGATCGCTCCGCTTCCCGAGGATATTGTGGTCAATAAACACCGGTACAGCGCTTTTATCAATACCCGGCTCGATTCCGTCCTGCGCTCGCAGCGGATAGAGACCCTGATCATGACGGGAGTCAGCACCAATGTATGTGTAGAATCGACGGCCCGGGACGGCTTCATGCTGGACTACCACATTGTAATGGTCGAGGATGCCTGCGCGTCCTACTCCCGGGCGGCGCATGAGATGACGCTGGAGAATATGAAGGGTTATTTCGGAGTGGTTGCTTCAGCCGCGGAAGTGGAAGACAACTGGAATATCTGGCATCAGACCGCGCTACAAAACATCCTATGA
- a CDS encoding Na-translocating system protein MpsC family protein, with amino-acid sequence MLVRYYNIINSYEGVIAMIASAGQWKQDILRIYNEINKRLFNAGVKQQKVDFVGNKIIILSINSRVPVLKVLDTHDAAASRGINLVLHEVFKTQIKQAFMDEFQLNIKAVLKDYDVETEYSGTIIILEKDLEHYLNVTLEL; translated from the coding sequence ATGTTAGTCAGATATTATAACATCATCAATAGCTATGAAGGAGTGATCGCTATGATCGCTTCCGCCGGACAATGGAAACAGGATATTCTAAGGATTTACAACGAAATCAATAAGAGGTTATTCAACGCCGGTGTTAAGCAGCAGAAGGTTGATTTTGTCGGAAACAAGATTATTATCTTATCCATTAACAGCCGGGTCCCTGTACTGAAGGTGCTGGATACCCATGATGCTGCGGCCAGCCGCGGGATTAATCTGGTGCTGCATGAAGTGTTCAAGACTCAGATTAAGCAGGCTTTTATGGATGAGTTTCAATTGAATATCAAAGCCGTTCTTAAAGATTATGATGTGGAGACCGAGTATTCCGGTACGATCATAATTTTGGAGAAAGACTTGGAGCATTACCTGAACGTTACGTTGGAACTCTGA
- a CDS encoding aminoglycoside N(3)-acetyltransferase gives MSMEQEPRAIFTREELISQFKSCGVKEGQHLLVHTSLSKLGFVVGGAETLIRALLEIVGPEGTLMMPSQTWKNLDPATGVHWEAPAEWWPVIREHWPAYDKEVTPAIGMGVAAEMLRKWPGAQRSDHPARSVAAVGKHASYLTENHDLSNIFGEGSPLDKLYRLNGSVLLVGVGHDKNTSLHLAETRASFPGKQTVYESSAVMLDGKREWITYPTQAVDDSDFVRLGTAYEEEMKLPVHRIGNAEVRLLEQRPLVDWATAWMERHRT, from the coding sequence ATGAGTATGGAGCAAGAACCAAGAGCTATTTTTACCAGGGAAGAGTTAATCAGTCAATTCAAAAGCTGTGGAGTCAAAGAAGGACAGCACCTGCTTGTGCATACCTCTCTCAGCAAGCTGGGGTTTGTCGTTGGCGGAGCGGAGACTCTTATCCGGGCCCTTCTGGAAATCGTCGGACCTGAGGGCACCTTAATGATGCCATCCCAGACGTGGAAGAATCTCGATCCCGCTACCGGTGTGCATTGGGAAGCGCCTGCAGAATGGTGGCCCGTCATCCGGGAGCATTGGCCGGCGTATGATAAAGAGGTTACCCCGGCCATTGGCATGGGTGTTGCCGCCGAAATGCTCCGCAAATGGCCGGGAGCCCAAAGATCGGATCATCCTGCCCGTTCTGTCGCAGCGGTTGGCAAACATGCGTCCTACCTTACGGAGAATCACGATCTGAGCAATATTTTTGGCGAGGGCTCTCCCTTGGATAAGCTCTACCGCTTGAACGGCTCCGTGCTCCTGGTCGGTGTCGGCCATGACAAGAACACTTCACTGCATTTAGCGGAGACCCGCGCTTCCTTCCCCGGCAAACAAACGGTCTATGAGAGCAGCGCAGTTATGCTAGACGGGAAGCGGGAGTGGATCACCTACCCCACCCAGGCCGTGGATGACAGCGATTTTGTCCGGTTAGGAACCGCCTACGAGGAGGAAATGAAGCTTCCGGTTCATCGCATCGGCAACGCTGAGGTCCGGCTGCTGGAACAGCGTCCGCTCGTCGACTGGGCAACGGCCTGGATGGAGCGGCATCGGACTTAA
- a CDS encoding ABC transporter ATP-binding protein, which produces MKTKIEIAGVSKWFRRDGQEIIAMQETNLTIEEGRFVSIIGPSGCGKSTLFNIIAGLMPPSTGRVLADGEDIIGKTGHVGYMLQKDMLLPWRTILDNIILGMEIRGVPRKEAVARAQPLMDRYGLKGFGGHYPAELSGGMRQRAALLRTLLYDRDIILLDEPFGALDAQTRLTMQNWLLEIWEDFRKTVLFVTHDIDEAIYLSDDIYVFSGRPGRIISKISVDMPRPRHQEDTVSASFMELKAHLLALLSGGHEESAAHIS; this is translated from the coding sequence ATGAAAACGAAGATTGAAATTGCCGGTGTAAGCAAGTGGTTCCGCCGTGACGGGCAAGAGATCATCGCGATGCAGGAAACGAATCTTACCATTGAAGAGGGCAGGTTTGTCAGTATTATCGGTCCCAGCGGCTGCGGAAAATCCACCCTGTTCAACATCATCGCCGGACTGATGCCTCCATCAACCGGCCGGGTGCTGGCGGATGGAGAGGATATAATCGGGAAAACCGGGCATGTCGGCTACATGCTGCAGAAGGATATGCTGCTGCCCTGGCGGACCATTCTGGACAATATTATTCTCGGGATGGAAATTCGCGGCGTGCCGCGCAAGGAGGCGGTTGCCCGGGCCCAGCCGCTGATGGACCGCTACGGGCTGAAGGGCTTTGGCGGCCATTATCCTGCGGAGCTGTCGGGCGGCATGCGGCAGCGGGCGGCGCTCCTCCGTACACTGCTGTATGACCGGGACATTATTTTGCTGGATGAGCCGTTCGGGGCGCTTGATGCCCAGACCCGGCTGACGATGCAGAACTGGCTGCTGGAGATTTGGGAGGATTTCCGCAAGACGGTGCTGTTTGTTACGCATGACATTGATGAAGCCATCTACCTGTCAGACGACATCTATGTCTTCTCCGGGCGTCCGGGACGGATTATTTCGAAGATTTCTGTGGACATGCCGAGGCCCCGACATCAGGAGGATACCGTATCAGCTTCCTTTATGGAGCTGAAAGCCCATCTGCTTGCTCTGCTGTCAGGGGGCCATGAGGAATCGGCGGCGCATATTTCTTGA
- the helD gene encoding RNA polymerase recycling motor HelD has protein sequence MINANDWQQEQDRLELVEERLQAAIKGLEPEVTGLHEQAADIRKRFWEEVTVNTSTHEDFEETFYSIRQQEAMLSERERSHRLRLQRYRSMQRLLPSPYFGRIDFREEGSSSSEQIFIGVASFADDDGMSFLVYDWRTPIASMYYDYSPGAAAYETPGGSITGEMTLKRQYQIRGAQLHNVFDTSLTIGDELLQQVLGKGADSQMKSIVATIQKEQNAIIRDDKSRMLIVQGAAGSGKTSAALQRVAYLLYKHRGRIRADQIVLFSPNPMFNSYVSTVLPELGEENMQQTTFQEYLAHWLGSAFRLEDPFEQIEYAMNPESASGYEARMSGMRYKASEDFLQALQHYALWLGNEGMLFRSIRFRDRELIAAEQMKLQFYSYDRSIRLANRVVLLQEWLLRELASLELKEQEEPWVQDELDYLDNEQYAEAYSALLKKVQRETVVFDFTQEYVEQYGDLRGQEQGEENVFDFGLQQEELLQRMIVKEHFKPLKREIKRFMFVDVTGLYSQLFGEEAAYRMMTDEAGVPDHWTEICRQTKEKLERSELFYEDATPFLYLKELLEGVRTNTVVRHLFVDEGQDYSPFQYAYLKRLFPRARMTVLGDFGQAIFPQATNLHEADSSLIRLHGEEDTNLIRLVRSYRSTREIVEFTKSMLPGEEIVPFDRHGSKPCLTQTGGIAARAERILEDVAALQAEGYDSIAIITKTAAESCEAYEALKAQSPGEIRLITKETLTFEKGTLVIPAYLAKGVEFDAVLIYDASSQTYHRESERKLFYTACTRAMHRLMLYTTADWTPYLQAADASLYDVGSLARI, from the coding sequence ATGATTAACGCGAATGATTGGCAGCAGGAACAAGACCGGCTGGAGCTGGTTGAAGAAAGGCTGCAGGCGGCAATCAAGGGGTTGGAGCCGGAGGTAACCGGGCTGCACGAGCAGGCGGCGGATATCCGCAAGCGGTTCTGGGAGGAAGTTACGGTCAATACCAGCACCCATGAAGATTTCGAAGAGACCTTCTATAGTATCAGGCAGCAGGAGGCGATGCTGTCTGAACGGGAACGGAGTCACCGGCTTCGGCTGCAGCGCTACAGAAGCATGCAGCGGCTGTTGCCGTCCCCCTATTTCGGACGGATTGATTTTCGTGAGGAGGGCTCCAGCAGCAGTGAGCAAATATTCATCGGTGTAGCCTCATTCGCCGATGACGATGGCATGAGCTTTCTGGTATACGACTGGCGGACGCCTATTGCAAGCATGTACTACGATTATTCCCCCGGGGCAGCTGCTTACGAAACGCCGGGTGGATCAATCACGGGCGAGATGACGTTGAAGCGGCAGTATCAGATCCGCGGCGCACAGCTCCACAATGTGTTCGATACGAGCCTGACGATCGGCGATGAATTGCTTCAACAGGTGCTCGGTAAAGGTGCAGACTCACAAATGAAGAGCATCGTGGCGACGATTCAGAAGGAGCAAAATGCTATTATCCGTGACGACAAGAGCCGTATGCTCATCGTGCAGGGGGCGGCCGGAAGCGGCAAGACGTCCGCTGCGCTGCAGAGGGTAGCTTATCTGCTTTATAAACACCGCGGCCGGATCAGGGCCGATCAGATCGTGCTTTTCTCGCCGAATCCGATGTTTAACAGCTATGTATCCACAGTGCTTCCCGAGCTGGGTGAGGAAAACATGCAGCAGACGACCTTTCAGGAATATCTTGCTCACTGGCTGGGCTCGGCGTTTCGGCTGGAAGACCCGTTCGAGCAGATTGAATATGCCATGAATCCGGAGTCTGCCTCCGGGTATGAAGCACGGATGAGCGGGATGCGGTACAAGGCTTCGGAAGATTTCCTTCAGGCTCTCCAGCACTACGCATTGTGGCTCGGGAATGAAGGTATGTTATTCCGCAGTATCCGTTTCCGGGACCGCGAGCTGATTGCCGCAGAGCAGATGAAATTGCAGTTTTACAGCTACGACCGCTCCATCCGCCTGGCTAACCGAGTTGTACTGCTGCAGGAATGGCTGCTGCGGGAGCTGGCTTCGCTTGAGCTTAAGGAGCAGGAAGAGCCATGGGTTCAGGATGAGCTTGATTATCTCGACAACGAGCAATATGCCGAAGCTTACAGCGCCTTGCTCAAGAAAGTTCAGCGGGAGACCGTCGTCTTTGATTTTACTCAGGAGTACGTGGAGCAATATGGAGACCTTCGCGGACAGGAGCAGGGAGAAGAGAATGTCTTCGACTTCGGCCTTCAGCAAGAAGAACTGCTGCAGCGGATGATCGTGAAGGAACATTTCAAACCGCTGAAACGGGAAATTAAACGGTTCATGTTCGTAGATGTGACTGGGCTCTATAGCCAGTTGTTTGGAGAGGAGGCAGCTTACCGGATGATGACGGATGAGGCCGGGGTGCCTGATCATTGGACTGAAATCTGCAGGCAGACGAAAGAGAAGCTGGAGCGCAGCGAGCTTTTCTATGAGGATGCAACCCCGTTCCTGTATTTAAAAGAACTCTTGGAGGGTGTACGGACGAACACAGTGGTCAGGCATTTGTTTGTCGATGAAGGCCAGGATTATTCGCCGTTCCAATATGCCTATCTCAAACGGCTGTTTCCCCGCGCGCGAATGACCGTGCTGGGCGATTTCGGCCAGGCGATTTTTCCCCAGGCCACGAATCTGCATGAGGCGGATTCCTCGCTGATCCGGCTGCATGGCGAAGAAGACACAAACCTGATCCGGCTTGTCCGGAGCTACCGATCAACACGGGAGATTGTTGAATTTACGAAGTCTATGCTGCCAGGCGAAGAGATCGTGCCGTTCGACAGACACGGCAGTAAGCCGTGTCTCACGCAGACCGGCGGGATCGCCGCGCGGGCGGAACGGATCCTTGAAGATGTCGCAGCACTCCAGGCAGAGGGCTACGACTCCATCGCCATCATTACGAAGACCGCTGCCGAAAGCTGCGAGGCCTATGAAGCATTGAAGGCGCAAAGCCCAGGGGAAATACGGCTTATTACCAAGGAGACTCTTACCTTTGAAAAAGGGACACTGGTTATTCCCGCTTATCTTGCCAAGGGAGTAGAATTCGACGCTGTGCTCATCTATGATGCTTCTTCGCAGACGTATCACAGGGAGAGCGAGCGGAAGCTGTTTTATACCGCATGCACTCGGGCAATGCACCGTTTAATGCTGTACACCACAGCGGACTGGACACCTTATCTCCAGGCAGCGGATGCTTCGTTGTATGATGTAGGTTCTTTGGCACGTATATAA
- a CDS encoding family 43 glycosylhydrolase encodes MIKSRKRVFVLLLSVFLIFSTVFPASAATWTLTGDTNVHDPAYIKEGNTHWVFSTGSGLQVLFSTNGTNYVRSLPIFTSEPSWWDTYVPNHVELDVWAPDIFYYNGKYYLYYSISTFGSRVSAIGLVTTSSISGGVWTDQGMVISSTDASNYNAIDPNITADANGNLWMVFGSWSNGIYVTSISKTTMKPTGNSYRIATKSGGIEGANLVYNSSTGYYYLFVSIGVCCQGTSSTYKVAVGRSTSVLGPYYAKDGTAMKDGGATVIDSGNSSWVGPGGQDVYGTGVIARHSYSVAENGAPKLLISDLYWDSSGWPYYN; translated from the coding sequence ATGATTAAATCCAGGAAAAGAGTTTTCGTACTGCTGCTGTCTGTCTTCCTAATTTTTTCGACCGTATTTCCTGCAAGTGCAGCAACATGGACATTAACGGGAGACACGAATGTTCATGATCCGGCGTACATCAAAGAAGGCAATACCCATTGGGTATTCAGCACAGGCTCCGGGCTTCAGGTACTCTTTTCAACGAATGGTACCAACTATGTCCGCTCATTACCGATTTTCACCTCAGAACCCTCCTGGTGGGATACTTATGTTCCGAATCACGTAGAGCTCGATGTCTGGGCACCGGATATTTTCTATTATAACGGCAAGTATTATTTGTATTATTCAATCTCAACGTTTGGTTCCAGAGTTTCCGCGATTGGACTGGTAACAACCTCATCGATCTCCGGGGGAGTATGGACGGACCAAGGAATGGTTATCAGTTCCACGGATGCCTCCAATTACAATGCCATCGACCCTAATATTACTGCGGATGCCAACGGGAATTTGTGGATGGTCTTCGGTTCCTGGAGTAATGGAATATATGTTACCTCTATCAGCAAAACAACCATGAAGCCGACGGGCAATTCCTACCGGATCGCAACGAAGTCCGGGGGGATTGAGGGAGCGAATCTTGTCTATAACAGCAGCACTGGCTACTACTATTTGTTCGTATCCATCGGAGTGTGCTGTCAGGGCACCAGCAGCACTTACAAGGTTGCAGTCGGCCGGTCAACCAGTGTCCTTGGACCGTATTATGCCAAGGATGGTACGGCGATGAAGGATGGCGGCGCAACAGTAATCGACAGCGGCAACAGCAGCTGGGTGGGGCCGGGCGGCCAGGATGTCTACGGCACGGGTGTGATTGCCCGCCATTCCTATAGTGTTGCGGAGAACGGTGCTCCCAAGCTGCTGATAAGCGATTTGTATTGGGATTCCTCAGGCTGGCCGTACTACAACTGA
- a CDS encoding ABC transporter permease, giving the protein MESVQKKGYVIHKLEASGNSALKTEKRQAEPFIQDEEALARRNKRIISLGRLSVAVLIVLCWELFTRIGWMDAYYWSSPVRILNTTWTQITEGTLLEDVAYTSSSTILGFIGGTLLGSLLGLSFWWSRRFAGISEPFLILLNAMPKLALAPVLVILLGIGFFSKVALAFAMTVVVAALSAHSGVQSVDKDMEKLMYSLGAKRHQVFTKVVIPWAMPWMISSLRINIALSLAGAIVGEFIASSHGIGRMVIYAGTILDINLVWVGVVVLSVLSMVMYTGVVLLEKWLSKGYGMKKV; this is encoded by the coding sequence ATGGAGAGTGTGCAAAAGAAAGGGTACGTCATTCACAAGCTGGAGGCGTCCGGGAATAGTGCGCTGAAAACGGAAAAAAGGCAGGCAGAGCCGTTCATTCAGGACGAAGAGGCGCTGGCCCGCCGTAATAAGCGGATCATCAGTCTCGGACGATTGTCTGTAGCAGTCCTTATAGTGCTCTGCTGGGAGCTGTTTACACGGATCGGCTGGATGGATGCTTATTACTGGAGCAGTCCTGTCCGCATTCTGAATACCACGTGGACCCAGATTACAGAAGGGACGCTGCTAGAGGATGTTGCGTATACCTCGAGTTCGACCATTCTTGGGTTCATAGGCGGCACTCTGCTGGGTTCACTGCTCGGCCTTTCCTTCTGGTGGTCGCGCAGATTTGCCGGAATCAGCGAACCCTTCCTGATCCTGCTGAACGCCATGCCCAAGCTGGCGCTGGCACCTGTACTGGTTATACTGCTGGGCATCGGGTTCTTCTCGAAGGTGGCGCTCGCTTTTGCCATGACGGTGGTGGTTGCAGCGCTGTCTGCGCACAGCGGGGTGCAGAGTGTGGACAAGGATATGGAGAAGCTCATGTACTCTCTTGGGGCCAAACGGCATCAGGTTTTTACGAAGGTCGTCATTCCCTGGGCGATGCCCTGGATGATCAGCAGCCTGCGGATTAATATCGCCCTCTCGCTGGCCGGGGCAATTGTCGGAGAATTCATCGCTTCCAGCCACGGGATCGGCCGCATGGTCATTTATGCCGGGACGATTCTCGATATCAATCTTGTCTGGGTGGGCGTTGTGGTCTTATCGGTGCTGTCCATGGTGATGTATACAGGCGTTGTGCTGCTGGAGAAATGGCTGTCTAAAGGGTACGGAATGAAGAAGGTGTAA
- a CDS encoding ABC transporter substrate-binding protein, producing MKKVKLSAVLTLVSAIILLSGCGSKSNTGAEAAAAETEGLKKLVISEPLHYTGYLPLYVAQREGYFAEEGLEIEMLQAAGGTHVTSVVSGDAWGVIGGPESNALANIGNSDPIVSVSNVVNRANVYLMAKKGTAPVSASDEDLKAFLQDKKINAGRHGGTPNLLTQYLLLELGLDPQKDVRLLEPADGSTVVAMVQQGAADIANGAEPQISDGIDKGVWDEPFYKFHDLGDYAYSVLSVKKSTLEKDPETVQKVVNAVVKALKTIQKDKELAMEVLKAEFPTLSAASAQAALDRAYADQLWSPDGIISQEALDKDMNVMIKTGIYKGEYTYDGLVDMQFVKKTAGN from the coding sequence ATGAAAAAAGTAAAGCTGTCTGCCGTCCTGACGCTGGTCTCCGCGATAATTCTGCTTTCAGGCTGCGGTTCTAAAAGCAACACCGGTGCCGAAGCCGCTGCCGCCGAAACGGAAGGGCTGAAGAAGTTGGTCATTTCCGAGCCTTTGCACTACACCGGCTATCTGCCGCTTTATGTGGCCCAGCGCGAGGGGTATTTTGCAGAAGAAGGACTGGAGATAGAGATGCTGCAGGCGGCCGGGGGCACACATGTGACTTCGGTGGTCAGCGGAGATGCCTGGGGTGTAATCGGCGGGCCGGAATCGAATGCACTGGCGAATATCGGCAACTCCGACCCGATTGTTTCAGTGAGCAATGTTGTGAACCGTGCAAATGTATATCTGATGGCTAAAAAGGGAACGGCTCCGGTAAGCGCTTCGGATGAAGACCTGAAGGCGTTTCTCCAGGATAAAAAGATAAATGCCGGCCGGCATGGCGGAACACCGAACCTGCTGACCCAATATCTGCTGCTGGAGCTGGGGCTTGATCCGCAGAAGGATGTGCGGCTGCTGGAGCCGGCGGACGGCTCAACCGTGGTGGCAATGGTTCAGCAGGGCGCGGCAGATATAGCCAACGGCGCCGAACCGCAGATCAGCGACGGGATCGATAAAGGCGTATGGGACGAGCCATTTTACAAATTCCATGACCTGGGCGATTATGCATATTCCGTGCTGAGTGTGAAGAAATCCACGCTGGAGAAGGACCCGGAAACGGTCCAGAAGGTGGTTAACGCTGTAGTCAAAGCCCTCAAAACGATTCAAAAGGACAAAGAACTGGCGATGGAGGTGCTGAAGGCGGAGTTCCCGACGCTCTCTGCTGCATCGGCGCAGGCGGCGCTTGACCGGGCTTATGCAGACCAGCTGTGGAGTCCGGACGGAATCATTTCGCAGGAAGCGCTGGATAAAGATATGAACGTCATGATCAAGACCGGGATTTATAAAGGGGAATATACGTATGACGGGCTTGTCGATATGCAGTTTGTAAAGAAGACGGCAGGGAACTGA
- the thyX gene encoding FAD-dependent thymidylate synthase, translating to MLINVLDKGYVRLVNHMGSDLTVVNAARVSYAKQSDELSEKDIRLIQFLAREGHTSPFRHAVIQFEIYAPLMVARQWWKYVVGSAHYEGTGDSLEAWNESSRRYITEEPAFYLPSGGEWRSAPENSKQGSGSLISWELGEKYTKELMDYTELGMQKYEAALSDGICAEQARLFLPAYGLYVRWYWTASLQSAAHFLHQRLEHDAQKEIQDYAKAILSMVKTLFPVTAEELLSR from the coding sequence ATGTTAATCAATGTGCTCGATAAAGGATATGTCCGGCTGGTTAATCATATGGGCAGCGATCTGACCGTTGTGAATGCGGCGCGGGTCTCCTATGCCAAACAATCAGATGAACTGAGTGAAAAAGACATCCGGCTGATTCAGTTTCTGGCCCGGGAAGGACATACTTCACCCTTTAGGCATGCTGTAATCCAGTTTGAAATCTATGCTCCGCTGATGGTAGCGAGGCAGTGGTGGAAGTATGTGGTGGGCTCGGCCCATTATGAAGGCACCGGTGACAGTCTGGAGGCCTGGAATGAATCCAGCCGCAGGTATATTACGGAGGAACCTGCCTTTTATCTGCCTTCGGGCGGGGAGTGGCGGAGTGCACCGGAGAATTCCAAGCAGGGCAGCGGCAGCCTGATCTCCTGGGAGCTTGGAGAGAAATACACAAAGGAGCTGATGGACTACACCGAACTCGGCATGCAAAAATACGAAGCAGCCTTGTCGGACGGCATCTGCGCCGAACAGGCAAGGCTGTTTCTTCCTGCTTACGGACTTTATGTCCGCTGGTATTGGACAGCTTCGCTGCAATCCGCTGCCCACTTTCTCCATCAGCGGCTGGAGCATGACGCCCAGAAGGAAATTCAGGATTATGCCAAAGCCATACTCAGCATGGTGAAGACATTATTCCCGGTAACTGCTGAAGAACTGTTATCACGCTAG
- a CDS encoding NUDIX hydrolase, protein MLLRQMAVAFLFNEAGEVLFLQKKSASRFLGGYLVPIGGHLEDGEYNDPRRACIREIEEETGLTEQAVRGLTLRYIVNRNKGDQEIRVQYVYMGSVPADSGLVESEEGELLWINNSKLAELEVTASTRAIMEHYLETGIHNKQIYTGTMYPLQGEPAVGWNVLKDWEGK, encoded by the coding sequence ATGCTGCTCAGACAAATGGCCGTTGCTTTTTTATTTAATGAAGCGGGGGAAGTGTTATTTCTGCAAAAAAAGTCCGCAAGCCGGTTTCTTGGCGGATATCTGGTCCCTATCGGAGGGCATCTGGAGGACGGGGAATACAATGATCCGAGGCGTGCCTGCATAAGAGAGATTGAAGAAGAGACAGGATTAACGGAGCAGGCGGTCCGCGGCCTGACACTTCGATACATCGTTAACCGGAACAAGGGTGATCAGGAAATCCGTGTACAATACGTGTATATGGGAAGTGTACCTGCAGACAGCGGACTGGTGGAAAGTGAGGAAGGAGAGCTGCTGTGGATAAATAACAGCAAGCTTGCCGAGCTGGAAGTGACCGCGTCTACGAGAGCCATTATGGAGCATTATCTGGAGACAGGAATACATAACAAGCAGATTTATACGGGAACGATGTACCCGCTGCAGGGGGAACCTGCGGTGGGCTGGAATGTGCTTAAAGACTGGGAAGGCAAGTGA